gcctcgtcagcaagggcggaagagacccgccgccgctgcggctgctccggcgcatcgtagtccttctcctctacctcgtaagcaaggaaagaagacagccgcagccgctccgtctgctctgccggcgtctagcagtacagctgccagaggcgggaggcaatacagattcggtccttctctgaagactccagagaagttaccatacgagaggaccgaggaggaaaccaggaagatcgtgcgagctgAAGTgaaaaacttctttgaaggggtgaaagcaaagaaacatccacctccggaggagaaggtagatccggtgaaagcaaagcgcactctggctgccctgacaaaaccaccaaagtctccgccgagaggcaactatgagcgcattcttgcaaagacatatgccgaagcggagcggtcgggaagtactgtcagtgatcaaaggttaaaagaacgacgagctaggaaaaaattgcccagctcggcgaacaagcgagccaatcgtgccccccgctcaaggtgtcaaaagacatcgtcgctaatgatccgaggatggtgcccggttatagcaatcttggagattacctgcccgacgatgtacattatgaaatcatggaggtggacgaacacaaataccattacgggaagtctctcgtcaaagatgaaagatctctaacaacgatgatgcgaagattacatgattggtacatgaaaacctgcagagagtctggggggaggaatactttgacgctgaattacaatcaaaaggccctcgataaaacaacgatcacttgctactgtctgtaagtagtactacttctgtcattaagtctctctatataggtcaactctttcattgcatgtatttataattatcctcactatattatgcagattgaagatcgccgaattgaagaaaagacaaatcggtgatattgggttcattaacacaaatctcatagatgcatatacggttgaaaagcatcccaaagaagccgaggccaacttgctacaatcgttggtattaaatcaaaacaaagatataatacactttccttacaacttcaagtgagtgttactgtcttgtgcatattcggtttcccttattagtccaggttatggtaatgtaattgatgacttatgcatgcatgcgcagcttccactatattctcctagagattaagcttgagcagggagtagtaaccgtcttagactcgagacgaaaagatctccaggactatgcgaacatgactcaaatgctcgagaagtaagttaaatcgatcattatccactatatcagcaactttgttcatttcctgatatcaagtaattgttttctttgtctgacagggtttggagaaaattcaccacaaaagctccgggactgccgaagaagctgcaatttaaacacccgaaagtaagtactatagtagcatgttccgcgcatctcctagtgattcaagcgctagtttcatcaataccatttagcatgcttgcttatcagtttgattgacctctatttcttgtaaagtggttgtggcaggaacccgggaataattactgtggatactacgtttgcgagtccatccgctacacgacctgtgagcggggctacactgaagtacaatatgaagtgcgtaagcaataatattcacaattttattttattaccatcatttgtgttgagtttcgtttattcatatatatatgtattgacccccttcttcaaattagatgttttgaaagcgggatgaactcctagcaccagatcgtatgcgaggaattcaagaggaattggcggcattcttccttgaccacgtgatcgctgaaaacggagaatactatgtggaccctgtgttcctacaatttaattaggagattgtattgtaagagataattattgtatatatgtagccggtagtgtcggatagatatacgagaacttgttgttcgaccaatctctcggagaaggagaggtggtcgatatcacttctctctgtatgcatatgttcatgacgatcttctgtttccttcatttgattactagctagcgtgtctagtcctctccatatgtatatagtacgtagcgtcgaccaagcacggagataagagaggacacttctctctattaattagctagctaacacaatagatgaaacacctaaattaaccccccaaaacccctaaaccaccccctttcaaaaaaaaaacaaaaacctcaactcctgccagctgctgacgcgtggatgcctattggtcccggttggtgacaccaaccgggacaaaaggtcctgcctattggtcccggttggtggcaccaaccgggaccaaaggcccccctgcctgggctggcagcagcggccacgtggaggaccttctgtcccgattcgtgtaagaaccgggactaaagggttagggctttagtaacgaccctttagtcccggttcgaaaaccgggacaaaaggcccttacaaaccggggtaaaagccccttttcctactagtgatagATAATGGGGTCGTGACTCCCCCTAGTGAGGCCATGACTTCCCCCTAAGATAGATGGTGGGGGTATGACTTTTTCCAGCGAGGTCCATCTTCTCTGGCGAGCTCGGATGAACTAGAATAGATGACTGCCGTGAATAAATTATTTTGGGTCTGTATGTCACATCTAACCTGATGTTCActatgtttgtggtctatttttttgtcccaATTTTTTTCCTTGTTGCTGCGTTATTTGTGGGAGTTTAGACGTGACATCCTTAAAAACATCTAGATATGAATTAAACAAACTATAAATTTTTCAGGCACCTGATATATAGTTACATAAAGAAAACCATGCATGCGGGTTGATCGTGGATTAAACCCCAAGCATGCACGCATGCATGTAGTGACAAGATACATAAATGCATCGATAAGGCTCTTGCAGGTGTGTAGTAGCTTCAACTTGGAGCATAGCTCCCAGCAAAAGAAAATTTCATTCCGCCGATGCAAAAGATCGTCGCCGAGCTATCCCATCCCTGCTCGGCTTGTTCCTATCTCAATCAACGTTGTCCGTTCTCTGCAGATGGAGGCCAGCTATCTCGCATCGCATGCATGGCGCATGCCACCATGGCGCCGTGCATGCGGCGCTTCTTCACCACGTACACACCCCGACCTACACCTGGCCTCCTCGCCGCATCGCCACCCGCTATATATACCATCACTTGCCCGGAGCTAGATCACCAACTCATCCAATAAGCCAACTCGTCACTGATCACCAACATCGATCACCATGAAGTCCACGGTAGTAAGATCGCCATGGCTAGCGCTAGCCCTCGTCCTCTCCCTGTGCCTCTCCCTCTCGTTCGCGTCGTGGGATGCCGAGGACGAAGGTAGGGGTAGTAGGAGGTGGCAAGAAGGGGGCGACGAAAGGCGGTCCGGCGAAAGTGGCCGGCCGTACCACTTCGGCGAGGAGAGCTTCCGGGAGTGGGCCAAGTCGCGGCACGGCCACTTCAAGGTGCTGGAGCGGTTCGACCACGAGCTGCTCCGGGGCTCCATCGGCGACTACCGCGTGGCGTGCCTCGACGCGGCGCCGCGCGCGTTCCTGCAGCCCAGCCACTACGACGCCGACGAGATCGCCTTCGTGAGGGAAGGCGAGGGCGTGCTGGTGCTGCTGAGGAACGGGAAGCGGGAGTCGTTCTGCGTCAGGGAGGGCGACGTGTTCGTGATCCCGGCCGGGTCCATCGTGTACTCCGCCAACACGCACCGCTCCAAGTGGTTCCGGGTCGTCATGCTCCTCAACCCCGTCTCCACGCCGGGCAGCTTCCAGGTGAGCCATGCATGGCCGCAGCATGCAAGCTCCTCCGCCATCTGCGTTGCATGCAACGACTTACTTTTGGTATCTGTTCTTGATACGTTTGTAGGAGTTCTCCCCTATTGGGTTTGGAGGCGAGCAGCCGCAGTCGTTCTTCAGCGTATTCAGCGACGAGGTTATCCGGGCGGCATTTAACGTACGTACGCGCTGACCATCGGCACtgatttttgtttgtttgtttgttcatCGCTTGATTCAGCTCGATCTTATGCTTGTACGCGCTGACCGTCTGCATGCATGTGTTTCAATAGACTCGGCAGCGGGAGGATGTGGACAGAGTGTTCGAGACGAAGAGCAGAGGTGAGGGTCAGATATCTGAGGGGTCGGAGGAGCAGATACGGGAGCTGAGCAGGTCGTGCTCCAGGGGAggacgcggcggtggcggcgggtcgGGTTCCGAGAAGGAGGACATCCAGCCGCGCAGCCTCACCGGCGAGAAGCCCCGCTACTCGAACAAGCACGGCAGGTTCCACCAGATCACCGGCGACCAGTGCCACCACCTCCGCAAGCTCGACATGGATGTCACCCTCGTCAACATTACCCGGGTAAAGCATCCGCGCCGCACATACAGATAGTTTTGTAGCATCATGCAACGGGACGGATTGGTGCTGGACCTAAGCGCCTAAGCCAATGTGTGTGTTTCgtcgtgcgtgcatgcatgcagggCTCGATGACGGCGCTGAGGTACACCACCCGGTCGACCAGGATCTACATCGTCGTGGAGGGGCGCGACGGCTACTTCGAGATGGCGTGCCCGCACGTCTCCAGCTCCGGCCGTTCTGAACGCCGGGAGCACGAGCAGGAGCGCGAGCGCGAACACGGACACGGCAGGAGAAGCGAGGAGCGCGGGcaggagcacggcaggaggagcgaggaggaggagcacggcCACGGCGGCGAGCAGGAGAAATCGAGGGGCTACAGGCAGGTGAGGGCCCAGATCAAGGTGGGGTCGGTGATCGTGCTCCCCGCGGGCCACCCGGCGACGTTCGTGGCCGGGAACGAGGGGAACCTCGCCCTGCTGTCCTTCGGCGTGGGCGCCAACAACGACGAGGAGGTGTTCGTGACCGGCGGGAACAGCGTGCTGAAGCAGCTGGACGAGGCGGCCAAGGCGCTGGCGTTCCCCCAGCAGGCGAGGGAGCTGGCGGACAGGGTCATCCGCGCGCAGCCGGAGTCCGTGTTCGTCCCCGGCCCGCAGCAGCAGCGCCGCGTCGCCGACATGTGAGCGACGATCTCCAGCGCGCGCATGCGGTCCCTggagctgcatgcatgcatgagtgTACATGTGAGTGTGACGGGAATAAATAGCTAGCACGGTACTGCGTACTACAGTACGTGCGTgtagcagaggagaggagaggagagacgaTGCTTGTGTTCGTGCGCGGTTATGCatgaatgcatgcatgcacgtgagttttctatgcatgtagtagtACGTGAGTTTTCCGGTAATAAAAGACGTGACCTTGCCCGTCGGCTCGTTGGAACATGTCGGTGAAAATTGCACTTTTACTCCTACAGTGACGTGTCAGTGTCACATAGACCGATCGATCGAGTAACAGACAAAAACAAGACTTGTCATGTACCGGAACGGAAGAACCGGAGCACAGGCCAAGCGATCGACCTGAGTCACGCTCCTCTCGCCAGCCACTTTCCTGCCGGAGTCAGGACAGTTACTAGTAGGACGAGCGAAGCACGGGGAGTGACCACCAGCAGAGCAGTTCACAGACAGCAAGCAAGCGCGAGGATCGATCGATCGGAGCGGCGGCGATGGACGACGACTTCGGCTGCGTGATCGGCGTCGCGGGGAGGGGGGAATTCGCGGTGGTGGCGTCGGGAACCCCCATCGTGCACCTCGACTCCCACAGGCTTCTCGCCATCTCCGGCAACCAGCAGAACCGGTAACCACCGAGCTAGATCCAATCCACCTCCACCCGCCTCGCTCGATCCCGGCCACCTTCCATGGCTTCTGACCTCAGCTTCCCGCCCGTGTTTTGCTTTGGCATGCAGCGCAAGGTTCGCGAGGACGATGTGCCGCAGGTGGAAGGGGCTGACCGGGGTGCCGTACCCCGACACCGCCACGGTCGCCGACCTCGCGCGCGAGCTGCTCGACCGCGGCCACTCCGTCGAGGCCCTGGTCGTGGGCTACAACCAGGCCCAGCCCCACGCGGCGGTGAGCTGCGTCGGCCCCGCGCTCCCGCGCGGCCAGTTCCTGTTCGGGGCCGCGGGCCGGGGAGCGGAGGCCTGCAGGGCGGTGCTGCGCCGGGGCTACCGCGACACCATGTCGTCCAGCGACGTGATCGAGCTCGTGGAGAGCTGCATCGCGGAGATCCGCCGGCTCGGGGTTCCCGGGGCTGCCGGCGAGTTTGCGGTCCAGTATGTCGACAGATGGGGAGCGGCGCCCGTGGGAAGGGAGGTCAGGGAGACAATGGCTATCTATCGACAGATGGCACTCGAAGTGTTAAAAT
This window of the Triticum aestivum cultivar Chinese Spring chromosome 5D, IWGSC CS RefSeq v2.1, whole genome shotgun sequence genome carries:
- the LOC123123159 gene encoding uncharacterized protein isoform X1, which produces MDDDFGCVIGVAGRGEFAVVASGTPIVHLDSHRLLAISGNQQNRARFARTMCRRWKGLTGVPYPDTATVADLARELLDRGHSVEALVVGYNQAQPHAAVSCVGPALPRGQFLFGAAGRGAEACRAVLRRGYRDTMSSSDVIELVESCIAEIRRLGVPGAAGEFAVQYVDRWGAAPVGREVRETMAIYRQMALEVLKSHGLALNPILREDHIACVFDRD
- the LOC123123159 gene encoding uncharacterized protein isoform X2 yields the protein MDDDFGCVIGVAGRGEFAVVASGTPIVHLDSHRLLAISGNQQNRARFARTMCRRWKGLTGVPYPDTATVADLARELLDRGHSVEALVVGYNQAQPHAAVSCVGPALPRGQFLFGAAGRGAEACRAVLRRGYRDTMSSSDVIELVESCIAEIRRLGVPGAAGEFAVQYVDRWGAAPVGREVRETMAIYRQMALEVLKSHGEGGSSGSA
- the LOC123123158 gene encoding cupincin, giving the protein MKSTVVRSPWLALALVLSLCLSLSFASWDAEDEGRGSRRWQEGGDERRSGESGRPYHFGEESFREWAKSRHGHFKVLERFDHELLRGSIGDYRVACLDAAPRAFLQPSHYDADEIAFVREGEGVLVLLRNGKRESFCVREGDVFVIPAGSIVYSANTHRSKWFRVVMLLNPVSTPGSFQEFSPIGFGGEQPQSFFSVFSDEVIRAAFNTRQREDVDRVFETKSRGEGQISEGSEEQIRELSRSCSRGGRGGGGGSGSEKEDIQPRSLTGEKPRYSNKHGRFHQITGDQCHHLRKLDMDVTLVNITRGSMTALRYTTRSTRIYIVVEGRDGYFEMACPHVSSSGRSERREHEQEREREHGHGRRSEERGQEHGRRSEEEEHGHGGEQEKSRGYRQVRAQIKVGSVIVLPAGHPATFVAGNEGNLALLSFGVGANNDEEVFVTGGNSVLKQLDEAAKALAFPQQARELADRVIRAQPESVFVPGPQQQRRVADM